Part of the Falco biarmicus isolate bFalBia1 chromosome 4, bFalBia1.pri, whole genome shotgun sequence genome, GAGAATGCTCTTGCCTTCTCTATAAACCAGAGGTTGGGTTCAGTATATTTGTTATTTTGCTGTATATGCGTCTTTGGATGTTTGTGCTGTATTGTGTTGTGACTTAGAGGtgggagttttttgtttgttggttggttttgtgtgtgtgtggttggcTGGTTTTTTGTAGGCCTGTTTTGTTGTTAGAATTCTGTTCTTAGCTGTGTACGACACTACAGCACCCAAGGACTTTCTTGCATGACTGCTCATAAACAAAGTTTGTTGTGTTGGAATCAAGGAAGTGAAGACCATGTGCTTTTGTCAGATCccttctggaaaaaatgttctttagtTGCTTCTCTCCATAAGCTGCAGTTGCTGAAAATAATGAGCTGCTGCCTGTAAATGGCTTGATAGCGGAGGGTACACTCAGTAAAGAAATTACCCATTAAGGTGAGGCATTCAtgtcaattttttaaaaaataaatgcatattcTACTTGTCATATCATCACATCTTTCTCTTCTTAAACCCCCCCCCTTATTAATTAAACATTCAACTCTTAACAGGTTGCCTTGTTAGCTGTTCTGAGCTTAGTACAGATTTCTCTCACTTGATTTTTGAAAGCAGTGAGGTGGTAGAAGATGACAGTGCTTAAGAAATAATCCCTAAGAATTCACCAACTTTGGTATTGTAACTTGGGGACTGAAGATAGTGGTCTTTAATTAATATCAGAGTTTGTCGCAAAGTGTTGGTGTATTATCTGTATCAAGACGTTTTCTTGTGCAAattggaaataatttccttaCAGATAGGATGCTTATTCTTGTACAAATAAATCCTTAGATATTTCTAATGCTTTATATTTAAGAAATTTTCTTTGGCTATTGGCTGCTTCAGaagtgaaagtattttttctttctttatctaGTTCTGCAAATGCTACTCCTGAATTTGAAGGCCGGGGAGGAGAAGAACTTGGCACAGAGATAGCAAATACACTCTACAGAGTATTTAGCAGTGAGAGCAGTGTAGACTTGAAATCACTTTGTATTAATCCCAGAGAGCACTGCTGGGTTCTCTATGTTGACGTATTGGTAAGTAAGGAAATGAAACAAGGATTCAAGGAGGTTTTTAAAGGTGCTGACAGACTTAGCATAACCATGTgaattttcatatgaaaaaagcTTCTCATAATGTCATATAATGCTTCACAGCGTGAATGgccattttcttctgaatctaCCTATAACAGTTACTTGCTATTTCCAGTTTGCTCCTTGTCGACTCTTCTTGATGGCACTGCTCCACTGCAGAGCTAATAAAACACTCAAAATCTGTCTCAGTTAAAAATCAGTGGTCTTATACTGGCAAGGAATCTGCCACTAAAGAAGGCTAAACTTTTTTCCAAGCTAGATGTAACAGCAAATGTATCATTCTAATGAATGTAAGTTAGTATGGGTATATGTTAGCCCTAACATAATAATCCATCCTGTCTACCTCTTTGCACTGTTATCAATACTAATTCAGTAAAGTAAAATAGAAACTTCTCTGGCAGAAGTTACATTTGGCCTAGGCACTTTTTTATGAAAGTTGTATACATGTCTTGAATGTAGAAGAAAAACTGAGTATTTGTTcccattaaaaaatgaaacctgaATTTTATGCATATAAATCTCATGCATGCAGCAGCTCAATTTCCGAACTATGCTACATTTAGAGCACTCTGTCATGGGAATTTAATAGAATTCTGCAAGTCAGACTCTCCTGAGCATTATTTCGAATTCTTTTTAGTCCAAAGTTGAGTTTCTATTTGTCAAATTTGTAACTGAAAATATGTTGAGGGATCTTGCTCACAGGAATCCACTGTCTATGAAATGGTTTGCAAAATATTAAGCTGTATTGCCAAAAAAACCTCCCCAAAACAGGGTTTTGTTAAACAAAACAGGAACATTTAGACTAAGACCTaaacaaatgtgaaaattaGTCCATTAggtgtttaaaaagcagtagCATTAGCCTAATTATAGTAGATATGGTACATACCATGACTTAGGCCGCATACAAAATGATCAAATCTGTACCCCTGCTGAGTGCTTTAACAGTCCTAGTCACCAAGGCGTAGTTTAAATGGAGCTTGGCATAGTTTAAATGAGAATGAAGAGCTAGTTCTGTGAAATCACACCAGGGCCTTTAGTTCCTAGGTAATTACAAGCAGAGGTATAGAATATTAAATGCTGTGCTTATTTAAGCAATCTACCACTTAACACTGTATAAACACTGCATAAACGAAGATTTTTGTAAAGCTgactgctgcagaaacagttCTGTATAGCTTTCATATGAGGTATAACTGGTCATTATTTGATTCTTCCTGGACAAATGTGTTGATTGTCCACAGCTACAGAGAAAACCAGCCTTGACATCTTTATGCTACTAGTTGTATCAGAATTATGAGTGTCAAGACTTATGATATGtgattaattttacatttagcTTTGTTTACAATGCCAATAAAGAATGTGTGCTAGGTTCATATTTAAGACTCTAAACTTGATGAGTCTttttaatctcatattctgcAGGATTTTGTGTGTGAGCCATTGAAGAGCCTCTCAGTACAGTTAGAACAAGATCCTGTTAACATTTGTCTCTTATTCTGtccacccctttttttttccaacccaggcctctgtattttcacttttttgagGTATTTGTACTGTTTATTTCTCTAAATAGAAGACATGTATATCACATGTGCTAGTTTATACTTGGTGTAGGTGCTTGATGCCTATAGATTTTCCTGAAGTTGCTCTTGCTGAATCATTCCTATAGAACTCTATTTTCATAGTACATAGTGGAAGCATGACACTTGTGCTAATATAAGGTACAAGTCCTATTATTCATCATTTGAAGGAGGCAGATTCTAAATATAATAACAATGCTTACTGAGAGTCCTTTGGATGatgttttccttcagtattCCTGGAAATTGTTCAGTGGTGTTTGTGTTGCATAGTTAAGTTAGAGGGAAAATAAGCCTTAAATCTGTTGTAAGTGAAAATACTGGTGCCTTGTGGTCAAGTGGGAGGATACCTGCTTTCAAGTCTCTCATTCCAAAAgacaaaagccagaaaaaatgttatgaaCCTGGAGATACTCCATCGCCATGTAATTTAGCCATGCACACTTTGATCAAAGCATCTATATTCAGCATCTGTGTATAAACAAAATTTGAGATGGGCAACCTTAAAAGAGGAAACAGTATATTTTACATAGTCATACAGCTTTATCAATTAAAAAATCTCTTAAGTATTTTCTAGTGGTCAGTGTACTTGGGAGGTGCTATAGTTGTGTACAGtcagactggaaagaaaataacttcaagTATACATGCCACAAAGATGCAGACATATGGACATACATCGATTTCAAAATATATGCATTCTTTCTCAATAATAGTGGCATTGCACATTAGAAGAGGAGCTTGTGGAGATACATGGTACTGCAAAATCATAATCCTGTTTTCACCCATTCTGTTTCCctctatttcttttctattctaaGTCATGGATGTCAGAAATGAGCTTTTAGACATTTTTGGGGGTGTTCTTGATACATGTATACCCTTCTCCATATAATTTGCCTCAGCAGCCTGCCGTGCTGAGCAAGGAGATCATAGTGTGCAATCTCTTTTCATTCCCCACCCGATCACAGTACATTGTGTGttggggggtgtgggtgtgtgcaTTAGATTCTGTTGAAATTTTAGCAATTCACTACTGAGCATCCCTCAGAGGATTTCCTCATCTTCTCTATCCACCCCCATCTGCCAGCCCTACCCCGTTTGGAAATAAAGCATTAGAAATTTGtccttttggaggaaaaatttcttcaaataagGCAAGGTCTgcaatattttctcttttcccactCCTGAtaactttttcatttgcatatcAGTAAATTAAAAGCAGACTTTTCTAAAGACTCCTTTGCTTCCCGTAGCTCAGAGCTGTGCAAACTTCCTTAGTccttaacaagaaaaaaaataaaatcaggggGGATCTCAGTACAAGGTGCTTCAGCTGAGAAGAGCGTTCATTTCTTTGTGGAGGAATTGTTGTACTGTGCTTGATGCAGGTTGTGTTCCTCGCCTTTAGGTGCCACTAATACAGATAAGGCTTTAGAACAGCAGCCAGAACATAAGCCTAGCAACAGTACAGGCACATCACATTATTGTGTTTTAATAACAGAGATACTGTGGGGCTTATTGTGTTATCCAGTAAAATCCGATATGACTGAAAGCAGCAAGTTAACCTCTGTATCCAGCAGctgtttgcaaagaaataatCTGATCACCTTTGTATTTAGCTTTCTATCCCAACTTTGGTCATTCTTTTTATACAATTCAGTCAGTCTTCATCAAAATAAACTGTCTTTCCAGAGTATCTGATTTACGAATTGCTCCCAGTGTGGGAGtttatctcatttttaaatagattttgaaGAACAATGAATGCAATCAGTGTTGCAAAACTTGTTTTGCTCTCATCATACATTGATGTAATGGAGAAGCATCCATATGTTCTTGCTGAAGTAGTTTCAAATGCTTGCCGGGGATGTTTGTGTTCAGAGAATAGTACTggcagctgagagcagagctTGTCAGAGAATTAACACTAAACTATGGCCAAATACGTGTCTGAGTTGTCTGTCAGCCTAGAGAAGGTATTGGTGGTTATGGGAGTCCTTTTTATCTACGTGCGGTGCTGCTGTTCTCTTTGACTGTTCTTCTAATCTTCATGGGAAGAAACTAAGTTAGATTTCCTCCACACACTTTAATTCAAATGATAGTGTTATCAAGTAGACTTTGACATCAGAATTCCCTTAGATCTTTTTCAGCTACAAGACAGACCCGATGATGACTCCTTTTCCATAAAGAATAGAGAATAAATCACAATGTACCTTCGTAGTTATACCTCCCATAACTACCTTTTCATATCATGTTCTGGGTGACAATTTGCTttgcagctttgaaaacaattgtACCAATTGGGTTTGTCCAGCTGATGTTCAAAAGAGacacctttttaaaatattcaaaagagactcctttttaaaataaagtatagAAAATGGATTGGCTTGATTTAACATTGAGGAATGAATGTGGTgagttcataaaaaaatattctgttcatAGTCTAGTTCAGAGCCTTGTCACAAGAAGAGTAATAACGGCGGTGGTTTCATTTCAGCTTCTATCGTTAAATTGTATTATCAACTTTATTATGAAGTGTGTTAActcttttattttgcatgtataATACAGTTGGCTGGAATCTTAATTTCCtatctgttgtttcttttcatagaTAGGCTTTGGAGacaactttgtttttaaaaaacctgttctGGTTCTTAATTTTGTGCCTTTTCAAGTAGgtttaagtaaaataaagacTTGGTTTAAAGGCACTagccttattttcttttaaagagattctttttttcctccccagttaTTGGAATGTGGTGGGAACCTCTTTGATGCAATCTCTATCGCAGTGAAGGCAGCTCTCTTTAACACAAGGTAAAGCACAGATCTCATTTTACAGGAGTGAAAAGGCATCGGAAGTGGAAGAGAAGGTATCCTCTGTGAGCTAAGCATTTTTAATgcttaattatttaaataagaaataccTAAGGCAACTTGCATTCAGATACAAGGCAGTCCATTTGCATGTAAGTAACATGAACTAATGTTActttaattcagtttttaataatTAAGTGTTGTATTGCATTATATGCACAATCAGGCTCACAATATAACTTCTGTTCTGTAGCCcagatccagaaaaaaattgtcttaaCCATATGGTTTTGTTGCAAGTAGTTGGAGGCCTTGtgggtttaaaataaaaagtgtttacTGGTATGCAGTGCTCCTGAATAAGAAGCACTCTGTCAGCGTGACTACTGCTTTGTAACTAGCCCCAGTTTCCCACTTCTGATGTTCTTTCTCATTAACTGTTGGTCTAAAGTTCTGTTTAAAACTACGAGGAATAAACGGTAGTGAGAGATTGTGGGGAGTGGGAAATTATGTGTCTTCAAAAGAACTTTGCCCCATGATTTTTAATTCAAAGAATCAAAGAACAAAATCTAGTAGAACGCATGCTGCAAGtgctctgtgtttgttttaacGATAACATTCAATAATATcttttgtaatgcttttatCTTCTTTAGCTATAGGTAAAAGGGAATACAGAGCTTTGTAGCACCCTTGAGAAAGGACCTAGTGAATGGCTTTGTTATAAAACTTAACGTAGCAAAAGTAGCTAGAAGAGGTGCAAAAGTTAGGCTCAGgcataaatgttttaaaaattaatctcaaaTTGCTCTTCAGCTGTAGGTTAGAGATCTACTAAAATCACTGTTATGGTTCTGGCTTATTCATCAGGGAATCAGCGCACAGTACTAGAGCTGAAAAAGTACATGCAAGAAGAAGAGTAAAATGCACTTTTGAAGACAGGCAGTGTATCAGGttataaaaactttaaaaggaGATAAGGGGAGAATCCATCTGAGACTGCAGCTTGTACATGCTGCTGAGAAATTTCCTGTGTTAATCAGGTTCTCAACAGTAACTTTTAACAGTAGATTGGTTTTTGTAGCATTAAGAAATACTGGCACAAGTGTAATGGCTCACAAAAGACTTGACAGTACGCTAAAGGGAAGAAATGCCTACGTCTCTGTGTGCGAGCTTCCAGGATGCAAAAGTTGTATGGTTGAAACAGTTGCTCCCCTGTGAGTTGTTTTGCAGATCCAAGGCACGTACTTTATTTACAAGATAAGtaggtcttttttttcttatttctttattcagaaTTCTAGTTCTGAATAGAGAGAAAATCCTATAAAAAGTggttaaaacaaataaataaaaggaaatctgtTCCTTTGGGAACATGGGCCACGTGGAgggtgtaatttttttaatgattctgctttatttttattcttttgacaGCTGTATCCTTCATATAATCTTTAATCTGTGGGCAAGCATCCACAGTCTTGTGAAAGTCAGATATCAAATCAAAATGTGGTACAGTATGACATGATGCAGAGCCTATTGATTTTTAACCTGTAAAAACCCTGTCTGTTGATTTGGGTGGAGAATACTAATATGTCTGATCTCATACAAGCTTAGAAAGTCAAGAGGTGAAATTCAAAGTGAAAACCTGTAGTCCTCATTCACtattcctctccctttcccttggTACCTACTAAGTTTTCCCTGGATTGACACAAGGTTGTTTAGAGTAGCTGCCCTCTCTCCATAAAATTTTGTTGTCCAAGCAAGATGTCAGTTTGAAGATCACTTCAGAGTAAGTGTTCTGAACTTTGCTTGACATGTGTGTCCCTCTTTGAGTCTTACTTGCCTTTCATAATCTGTTTACAACCAAGGTTTTTTTATAAGTGCTGTGATCTTTGTAAGCTTTGATTGCAGCCTTGGAACAAAGAGCAGCGAGCTCAagctgctatttttaatttgcagctACAGATTCTTAGATATTCAGATAGGCATTTGAGAACCTCAACTTCATCCTTAAAATCTTGTTCTAACCATTTTTACAATAGCTATggacacatttttcttcagggCTAAGTAAATCCAAAATCATAACTTAAGGAATTTTGTGCAAGAATTACGGGATTTAAAGCCTTTGTATGCTGACCTGACTCATTGTATCCCCTTCAGGCATGGAACAATGACAATACAACTGTTTTAGGGGGAACATTTGGATCCTTGGAGTTTTGTATTGTTCATTGTGTTCTAAAAACTGTATCAAGATCATGTGCAAAAGATAGCCAATGTCAAACTTTCTTAACTGTGTCTCTAAGGTGTTTAAAGGCTGGATTTGACCATAATGGAGGTAGATAACTGCGAAATGTGCAAGtagcagctgtgccagggcttggcATTAAACTTGATCCTGTGGAATGTGCCTGCTTGCAACTGAGGCAACAGAAACTGGGCAAGTTACAAAAGCTACGGGGTTTATTATAACACAGTAGCCTTGcagatgtggtttttttcctgggcaGCATGGCAGAGGCAGAACTGATACCTGCTTGCAAGGGTAGAACTGGTTTTGCAGTTGTCTGCAAATCTGGGtctgcagcacacagaaaagAGCATTGCTTTTTATGTGACCAAGTACTGCTGTACTGGCAGATTTCTGCCCTGATTAGCTGCAGGaatcaaaatagaaaaataaaagttgcaaAGTAAACATGTAAGCTAGCTCTTCAGATAAATCTTCACAAGCCTGGAGAGGAAATCTCCAGttttctggaaatgttttgtgCTACTCTCTTGTTGACTAGTTTTTGTGTGTAAATATCCTCTTTTTATGCAACTATGATGCTTGTGTCTGTTCAGCTGTCTTTTTGCCTCTGCAGTTGTTCTAATCTGTACCTCCCTCATCTGTTCTTGGCCAAAACTGCTCCTTGCAAGCAGTTTTCGGGTATTAATTCTGGCAGCTTTTTCTTGCAGACCAAACATTACTCTGGTTTCATAGCTATTTTAGGATGGGGTAAAAAATTGCCTAATCTCACAGATTTTCTTGAAGatcttcctgttttttaaacactgctcTGGCATAGATGCTTCTTGTCTAGGCTATTGTCCGTTGTCCTGTGTAGCTTGAGCATTAGTCACCTTGTGATTTAATTCCATCAATTTTTAATAGAATGTTTTTAACTTGAAAATAGGCTTTGATGTATTTCTAGTGAGTTGCAAAGCATTTTGAgtttcatttcaggaaaaagtaCACATCGCAGTTGTTCTGCCTACTGAAAGTTTCAGTTCTGGCTTGGCTCAGGCCAGTGTTCTTGTAGGGAGCTTGTTCTCATTGAAGCAGGGTTAGCTGTTTTGAAGTACTTGCGTCTAGGACTCTTAGCCACAGCTAACTAAAGTACTCTTCCAGGGAACAGCAAAAATCACTTTGTGTTGTTGGGATAAATGTTCACTAAATCAGTCCCTATCTCCTCCTCTTTAAAAGAGATTTGGTACAGAATGCGTAAAAGAATGTAACCTCCAGAGTCTAGTTATGAAATGCAATGCTGCTGTAAGAGTACTAATCTAAAACCAGATTGTGGTTGCACTCCACGTGGTTACTGAAGTTAACTTTCTAGGGAtgtcttgaaatattttatgttttcaagtGCAAATGTGTAAAAGTGAGAGCAGTATGGCTGAGCTGTGTCTGGGTTTTACTGGCCAGTGAAGCAAAGTCTCTCAGTTGGTACGCCATGCTAATGGGCACCTGGATAAATGAGCGTTTATAAGATGCTGACATTCCTGGCAGCTTGGAGATACCGTCTTCTactaaattgttttaaattacttcattcATTATGCTAAGAAAACGGCATTAAATCATCCTGTAAAACTCCCGTTAAATGGCGCTCACAAGTACAGTATATGTACCGCTGATAAGGAGACTGTCTAGCTCATTTGTGAGAGAGCTCATCACTCACAATTGAGGAGAAAGCATTTCTTGGATTTCTGCCTGGGTTTTTATCCCTGGTTGTTGCTTTTGGATATCTGTCCTTAGAGGAGTAGAGTCTTCTGGCTTCTTAAAGAACGAGAATATCTTGctaaagaaaaaggattttactAATGTCTTCTTTCCCTCTAACCCAAATCTTCTTAGTGTCATTCTTCCCTGAATGGCTTTACTACCTGTATTTGCTACTGATGTCACATGCAGTTGCTGTGATTCTGACAACTTCTGCTGTTGTTTGCAAGGTTGGCAACCACACTGCAAAAGGAGTCTTGGTAATTTCTGTCGTGTACATCCAGGCAGGTGTACAAAGAATTGTTCAGAATTGATTTATGCACATTCCAAAAGAATCTCCCAATATGTTAGTGTAAAAACCAGTTCAAATTCTAACTGTCTGAATGATGTACATATGATGAACTTATCCTAAGTATCTTCCAGCTTAGAATGTTTTCTTCCTAGTCTCAGTGAGTTGTTAATACTTCGATAACATTCTGGATTTCTTTCTAAACATTTAGCCTTATTTAGAGGAAAGGGTACTTTCTGGAGTTGAGACTGTATGACAACTGTATTTGTTATTTGTTCTGGCAATGATTTCACACATTTTGTTTCCACAGAATACCCAAAGTGCGTGTTCTGGAGGATGAGGAAGGCTCTAAAGAGATTGAGCTGTCTGATGACCCTTATGATTGTATTCGACTTAATGTGGATGATGTGCCCTGCATCATCACACTAAGCAAAGTAAGCCTGACAGATTTCTGACCTTCTACCTAGAGACTTCAGCTCCAcctgatgtttatttttttatcttagaGATGGAATTTGTGCTACAGAAATAGTCAGCATCTACAATGTATGTACTTGTTCAACTTTGATCTCCTAATTAAGAACTTTTACCAAATAAGGGTTTCTATTTTCCACCTCTGACTTGCAGGTTTCTACTTAAGGCATTCTTAAAATGCATCTTCTTGCATGCAGAAGagttgtttattatttttcatctacTCCTTGCTCAACATCCAGAGCAGCAGATACTTCAGTATGTTAAAACAAACGGTCATTGTTGTGAGGCGCAGAGGGTGTGTGAGCTACTACACGAGTATTTGTTGCTGGGGACAGAACTCTTGTTTTCATGGTGCAATACTGTCCTTCCCTttcaaacaggtttttttttccttttctgtatatAGCACACAGCTAACAGTTAATTTGCTGgatgctgcatttttcattgcaaGCGTTAGTGATTTGCTTAGTTACCTGAAAATTTGTCTGACACTTCTTTTAAGCAAGTTGCATAAACAGTAGAAAGGCCGTCACTGAAGTGAGGGCTCACCTGAGTCTCAGGATGTGTAATTTTCACCTAGGAGGGAGGAAATTCCATGCTTGGAGTTAGGGGGGAAACAGGGGAATATGGGGTTTCATATAGATGGAAGGATGGTCAGAGGGGAAAACAGTATGAATAGTCACATGCTTATCTCatctctgttttgtatgtaCACGCAGTTTGGGGTCAGAGGCTGTTCAGATACTGTGCTGTCAAGTCGGTCTCTGACCACTACCAAAGGGCACACGATATTAGGATGGGAGGCCGTAGATAACTAACAGAGCTGCCACTCACAGTTTAACTTCTTAATAAAGAGCTTAGACAACTGCAAATTAATATGTCATTTTGTCACTAACTTACAGATTGGATATAGGCATGTGGTAGATGCTACCCTTCAGGAAGAAGCCTGCTCTTTGGCCAGCCTGCTTATTTCTGTGACCAGTAAAGGCGCCCTCACTTCTATGAAGAAAATGGGGAAAGGCAGCCTGGATCCTGAGAGTATTTTTGAAATGATGGAGGTAAGGAGTTCTGAGCAGTTACTGTCTTGGGTGATACTGGATGAACTGGAACTTGGGTATATGAAAAGCTGCAGTAAGGACTTTAAGAGCAGAGATCTTGGCGCTTTGATTAGGTGCACAAGGGACTCACTGAACATCACAGTTCCTTTGAAACAGAATCTATATGAATGGATTTTATCTAGAACTTCTAGATGTCTGAAGTGTATGGTGCTCACGTTTGTTTCAGTCAAGTACTTCATGGCTGTAAGACTACAAAACCTAAGTTGATAAACTTTgagagtatttttaaagaatatctTCCCTCTCTCATTGTTAACCTTAAAGACTGAAAGAGCAAAACTTCTAACATGGTAATGTCCCTGTAGAGGTAAAGGTGGTGGTTGGAATTGCTAGTGCAAGGTGTTCTCTTCTAGCACAACTCATTTGTTTTGTGATAAGTTTACTGTTCtcattttgctgttggttttctttgctcctTTATTGGGTTTCTGATCTGCCCCTACTTCATGAAAATACTAGTATCTGGATGTTGTTCACATCCACAtaagaattcttttttaaaccCTTCTTCAGGCTCTTCTTAAATCTGTTCTCCAGTATAAATTCTCATGCCTGGGTTTGGCCTTGAGCATGAGAGAGAAATGGATTCTGAACTTGGACTCAGAATGACAATTAAATACTTCAAACTGGCTCAGTTTCCTAGAGATCCAGAACTAATTTCAGCACAGCTGTAGTGAGGAACGCAGAAATTGGAGCCAAGTTTGAAGACAGTTGGTCTCAAGTGGAAATTACGTGCTGAGTATATATGGCACTTCACTGTTTCATGATGTCAATCCAGAGTGCTAATCTTGGTGGTACcagtgggttttttatttgcattcGGAGATGTCATTTATCCCCCTTAGTGTGGGTAGAGAGGTGTTACAGCATCCTAAAGAAACCAAATTTCTTATGGACATGTGATGTATCTTCCTTGATGGATTTTGAGTCCAATTCTAATTAAATGTCATAGAAGACTTGAGATTTT contains:
- the EXOSC7 gene encoding exosome complex component RRP42; the protein is MASVVLSEAEKLYIVHGVQEDLRVDGRGCEDYRCAEVETDVVSNTSGSARVKLGHTDILVGVKAEMGTPKLEKPDEGYLEFFVDCSANATPEFEGRGGEELGTEIANTLYRVFSSESSVDLKSLCINPREHCWVLYVDVLLLECGGNLFDAISIAVKAALFNTRIPKVRVLEDEEGSKEIELSDDPYDCIRLNVDDVPCIITLSKIGYRHVVDATLQEEACSLASLLISVTSKGALTSMKKMGKGSLDPESIFEMMETGKRVGKSLHIALQKILDEEESLGTSRQKVGFLG